GACGTAGCATCTGAAATAGTGCTGCCACCTACTCCGGATTCCAGTTCCGAAGTTTGAATCGCATGATGCTGGtcattttcttcgttttcttcgCTTTCACTTGTGACATCATGATCCTCATCGCTAGGCTCTAGATCTAGAGATATTATATCTGACTCCTCAGACTCAACGTCTTGGGTGTAATTTCCCAAAGCATCAAGCTCGTGCTGCTCATCCCTCGGTAGCATCTCGCCATCCATGTTCATCTCAGGCTCAGCAAACATTTTAGCAAAGTCGTCTGTCACAAGCTCGTCTGCCCACTGCTCCACAAGCATACCCAAACTGAGCAATGCTGTTTCGTCACAACTGTGTTCTTGTAGACCGCTATAACTGCTGTAGTAATGAAGGGCACGTAGTAGATCACTCAGCGGAaggtttttgatttcttccCTTCGAGGAGTTGGGATTTTCAAAGCCAGCGGCTTCACTGCTTCTAGTATATCGTCTGGTCCAATTGGGGTTCCTTTGTCTATGAAAATGTCCTCGTAATCAGAAGCCTCGGTGTCCACGATAATTTTCCTCTGCTTGTTCTTTGTGAAAGATGCCTCGTGGTGTTTGGACCGTAGCACGGCATCAGTGTCTATTTGAGCGTCTTTCACATACTTGTCATTGCAAGCATCAAAAACATTAGCACACCAGAGCTGTCTAAAGCTCGGTTTGTGCTTTTTCATAGTACTGGTGCATCTGAGCAGAGATGAACCTACTCCAGGTAGAGAAGCGCGAAACCAAAACACAAACAGCATAATACTACCACACATTGAATCTACAGCTATAACTATGGAGTTCTTAACTGAGGAGCACTATAGACTCAAAAGCAAACTCAGGGACCTTGATCATCAGGAGGAATTGAGAAAGTCTCTTATACGACTATGCGCATATAAGCTGGTCTGTCTCTCAAAGAAAGGTAAGGGAGGCGAGACATTAAAGCCGGTAGAGCCTGTTAACGCTAATGCACTTACAGAGAAGGTTCACGACTACGAGCGAAGAGTATCTGTTCTAAAACAACAGCTATCAACAAAGGAGAAAGTACACGAGGCCATGGTTGACGAGCTCAGGAACACGATAGCTGATTTGAACAGGCAGTTGGAGAGCCAGAGACAGACGGCTCCCTCAATCACTGGGGTCTCGAAGAGAAGCAGTCTGTTTCTTTCACCGCCAACTTCGGCTCGTCACTTCAAATCCATGCCCCAAGTACCTCAATTCACTGATCAcagtttcttctctccaaatGACACAAAGCTGGTATTTAGTAAGCTGGTGTTCTCGCCTGTGCTTTCAAGGCCCAGTCTGGCGGCTTCAAGGGCTCCGCCATTGGGTTCAAAGGCAAAAATGCTCAGGGAGAGCCTAGCGTCGCTGGCACACGAGGATGTGTCTAAACTGCCGCTGGAACCTCCTCCAGCCAATGTATTCTCGTCGCCAGCTTCCTCAGCAGAAGCCACGCCCGTTAAACAGGGGCCTAATGGCGTTGATGTTAGCAACATTGAGGCTAACCTGACGGCAATCAACGACAACAGCACCgttgacgaagatgagagTTTCCGAAGCGCAAGCGCCGACTTGCTGAGTCGACAAATCGCAATCCCAGGAAAAAGCAGGAAGTCGAAGATCAGGCTTCTATCGTCCGAAGCCACGCGGGTGCCGCTGAATcacatcaagaaaagcttACTTGTagaggatgaggagatcaaCTCGCTTGATTTCTATAACGATGCTAATTTTGCCGAGGATAATCACTCTTCGCCCTTGAAACCTGCCAAGAGGCCTCGTGAGGAGTCTGAGGAGCCCGAGGAAACTCCCAGAAAGAAGCATGTTTTCAAGATATAAGGCGCTATTCACCCAAGTTACCTCAAGCTATGAAACACTCTCGAAGAGCATAATTAAAGCTGCTCAAAGGCTCCTCTTGAACCAAATCTGTTTTCATCGGGTGCACGCCCATCGCAAATATGTGTACTGTCACAAcggtggctgcgaaaagcaCCAACTGATATGCTCGGACACTCTTCACTAGTCCGCAGACAGTGCTATTAGATAACATAGGGAGATGACATAGGGTGAGAACCTTGCTAACCTAGATTCTATCTGAATCACAGCGTAATACTATCTGACGAACTTCGGCGTAATATTACAAACTTTCattttttgtctttctaAGCTTCAAAACTGTAGCATTGGCATCCGATCTCGCGAACAATCCGCGACTTATCGGACTCACAGAATTTGAGTCGAGGTCACGTGAGCTTCTGAGCACTTCTTCGACAGAAATGCTCCCAGCACATTACAAATCGTATTGACTTCCGCCACTCAAGCATCATCCAAACCAGCCCCACCAAAACAAACGCTACCAAACAATAAAGCGTTATGTTATTAAGCAAATCTACACTTCATAGGGCTTCTCGAAGGAGCTTGATGCTCAAGGCGCTCGCACAAGCATCGGCAACTGGGGTTCGTCCTCTTTCAACTGTCACTGCTCGAGTGCAGCTTCATCAGGTTAGAAATGCCACATATGCTGCTACAGCACCAACGATTCTTGATATAAATCTTTCGGATTTGCCCCGATCGCCTCGTTCTTTGCCGCAGGAGACTCGAGCTAGAGCCATCCTTGCCACCGACGGCACCCACTTCACTACGGAAGAGCCTACGCTTTatatgaagaagaaggacggCAATGATGGTAGTAAGAAATCACCTGAGGAGCCAGccaaggaaaagaagaaggagccTGAGCCAGCAAAAGATGTTGAGCCCAATAGACCGAAGGAGTCAGGTCTGGTTGTTGCCGAGGCGACTCTGACCGGAGGTACGTCTTTGGGCGGCAGTAATGGTGGAGGtaacaacagcaacaacaacaacaacaataacaATAACAATAATGACGACGATCACAGCAACAATATGTCCTCGGTTGTGTCGTACCAAGCTGGATCTTATCCACCGCTCTTGGCTATCGCCATGAAAGACAAACCACCGCTTCCGGGGCGTCCTTTCTCGATTAACATATCCGACCTAGCGGTCAAGAAGACCATCATCGAGATTTGTGACAGAAGAGAACCGCATTTCGTCTTATTTCACATGAAGGATCCCGAGGAGCCGGATACAGATATCATCAATAATAGAGACTCCGTATATACAATCGGTGTGCACTGCTACGTGCAACGTTACTACGAAGATGGGCCTTACTTGCGCATTCTTGGGTACCCCATGGAAAGATGTcgtttggagaagcttaCGGTACCTTCCGAGGCCTCCCCCACATCCTCCACAGTGGCTACCGACGGGTCCACTGCGCCCGACCCagtggaggaggaagacTTTCCAACCGCATACCTAAAGACGCTAGGTGTTTCATATGCCAAGGTATCGCATTGTAAGGACGAGCCTTACGATCCCAACACGACAGAGTTCAGAGCGCTCATTGAGGACGTGAAAAACCTGTTGTCAAAGATGGCTCGTGTAATCCCAAACAAGAAAGATACTGTCAGAGACGCCAGCAACTTATTGTCGTCGCCACACAAGCTTGCCGACTTCATTGGATCTACCACCAGTGCAACACCGAAGAAGGTTCAGGAAATGTTGGAAGAATTGAACGTCGAGGCAAGGTTGCAGAAAGCTCTTGAATTGTTTAAAAACGAACTTGAGGCGTACACCATCGCTGAAAAGACGATGAAGGAATTATCCTCTCGTGCTGACGAAGCTCAAACAAAGCAAATCGTTAAGGAATACATCAAAGGCTTGCAAAAGAACGCGggccttgttgagcaagagAACTCGAAGACTCGCAAGTTTGATGAACGCTTAAAGCATTTGAAGTTGAGTGAAGAAGCAATGGAGGCCTATAACAgtgaaaaagcaaaaatgGAAAGTCAAAACGAGCATTCTAGCGAGCTTGCTGTCAGTGAAAGGTATTTGGATTGGTTGACATCGATTCCCTGGGGTGTTTATTCGAAGGACCGTTTCGAAGTCAAGTTAGCCAAGGATATTTTGGATCGTGATCACTATGGCTTGaaagaagtcaaagaacGTATCCTAGAGTTCATCTCTATGGGTAAGGTTTCCGGAAAGGTTGACGGAAAGATACTATGTTTGACTGGTCCTCCAGGTACAGGTAAGACCTCCATTGCAAAGTCCATCGCAGAAGCCTTGGACCGCCGTTATGTCAGAATTGCCATGGGGGGTATTCAGGATGTGCACGAGGTGAAGGGTCACAGAAGAACATACATTGGGTCCATCCCAGGCCGCATCATTTCTGCTTTGAAACTGGCCAAGACGTCGAACCCTTTGATGTTGATAGATGAAATTGACAAGCTCGACTTGTCTAGAagtggtggtgctgcttcAGCATTTTTGGAAATTTTGGATCCAGAGCAAAACAACGCTTTCGTTGACAACTATATCGATGTCAAGGTGGATCTCTCTAaggttttgtttgtttgtACTGCAAACTACTTGGGAAACATTCCAGCTCCCTTACGAGACAGAATGGAAATCATCGATGTTTCTGGTTATACAAACAATGAAAAGCTTGAGATTGCTACGAGACATTTGGTCCCACAAGCTGCCAAGAAAGCTGGTCTCAGCGAGAAGCATGTGTCCATTTCTCCTGCGGCTATCACAAGATTAATCGAGAAGTACTGCCGTGAGAGCGGTTTGAGaaatgtgaagaagttgatcacTAGAATTTTCAGCAAGGCATCTTTAAAAATTGTTGAAATGCTagaggaaaaagaggcGCCAAAGGAGAAGTCAGACGTAGCAGACCCTGCAAAAACGGAGACTGTCCGTGCAGTGCCAAAACCGGAAGATAGCAAGCAGTTCTCTGATAACATTTCACTCTCTGCAAATGATGAGCAAGAGGAAG
This region of Candidozyma auris chromosome 6, complete sequence genomic DNA includes:
- the PIM1 gene encoding ATP-dependent Lon protease PIM1, with the protein product MLKALAQASATGVRPLSTVTARVQLHQVRNATYAATAPTILDINLSDLPRSPRSLPQETRARAILATDGTHFTTEEPTLYMKKKDGNDGSKKSPEEPAKEKKKEPEPAKDVEPNRPKESGSVVAEATSTGGTSLGGSNGGGNNSNNNNNNNNNNNDDDHSNNMSSVVSYQAGSYPPLLAIAMKDKPPLPGRPFSINISDLAVKKTIIEICDRREPHFVLFHMKDPEEPDTDIINNRDSVYTIGVHCYVQRYYEDGPYLRILGYPMERCRLEKLTVPSEASPTSSTVATDGSTAPDPVEEEDFPTAYLKTLGVSYAKVSHCKDEPYDPNTTEFRALIEDVKNSLSKMARVIPNKKDTVRDASNLLSSPHKLADFIGSTTSATPKKVQEMLEELNVEARLQKALELFKNELEAYTIAEKTMKELSSRADEAQTKQIVKEYIKGLQKNAGLVEQENSKTRKFDERLKHLKLSEEAMEAYNSEKAKMESQNEHSSELAVSERYLDWLTSIPWGVYSKDRFEVKLAKDILDRDHYGLKEVKERILEFISMGKVSGKVDGKILCLTGPPGTGKTSIAKSIAEALDRRYVRIAMGGIQDVHEVKGHRRTYIGSIPGRIISALKSAKTSNPLMLIDEIDKLDLSRSGGAASAFLEILDPEQNNAFVDNYIDVKVDLSKVLFVCTANYLGNIPAPLRDRMEIIDVSGYTNNEKLEIATRHLVPQAAKKAGLSEKHVSISPAAITRLIEKYCRESGLRNVKKLITRIFSKASLKIVEMLEEKEAPKEKSDVADPAKTETVRAVPKPEDSKQFSDNISLSANDEQEEVKPLEIPTDVKLEITPEVLKDYVGPEIYTRSRVYDIPPPGVATGLSYSTSGNGDALYIESILTHAISSGSGHAGMHVTGHLKDVMKESASIAYSFAKSFLVKEYPENRFFEAADIHVHCPDGAIPKDGPSAGISFTSSLISLALNKALPPTIAMTGEITLTGKVLPVGGLREKILGAKRYGCDTIIFPKDIENELEEIPKEVKEGVKFIPVSWYSEVFDAIFPDVTKEDCNNVWKKEFELLDEKKKKKDSN